A part of Setaria viridis chromosome 8, Setaria_viridis_v4.0, whole genome shotgun sequence genomic DNA contains:
- the LOC117866662 gene encoding protein neprosin, protein MAVTTRACFVVALAFLFMEGAAAGTAGGQRRWQVQNLLRRLNKPPLASIQSPDGDIIDCVHISKQPAFDHPFLKNHTIQMRPSYHPGGLYDDSKIETQPITQLWHQNGKCPENTIPIRRTKEEEVLRASSIKRYGKKRPGSIPKLVSVDDPDASATIGHLHAVASALVDKYYGTKATINLWQPTIERGNGFSLAQLWITGGSYQGNDLNTIEAGWQVYPGRYHDSNTRLFIYWTRDAYHQTGCYNLGCPGFIQTNNQIAIGGSISPVSIYGGSQRDIDILIWKDPKGGNWWLQVGNHILGYWPSSIFSYLSDSASSVEWGGEVYSPDAGQTSTEMGSGHFPEEGFGKASYIKNIQVVDSSNNLKLPNGVVLIAERSSCYKVQNGANSDWGTYIYYGGPGRSPNCQ, encoded by the exons aggtgcaaaaccttctcaggcGGCTCAACAAACCTCCTCTCGCCAGCATTCAG AGCCCAGATGGAGATATCATAGACTGTGTGCACATTTCCAAACAGCCTGCATTCGATCATCCTTTCCTCAAGAACCATACCATCCAG ATGCGGCCTTCTTATCACCCTGGTGGTTTATATGATGACTCCAAAATTGAAACACAACCAATTACCCAATTATGGCATCAGAATGGCAAGTGCCCTGAAAACACCATACCGATCCGAAGGACCAAGGAGGAGGAAGTGCTGAGGGCCAGCTCTATCAAGAGGTATGGCAAGAAGAGACCTGGGAGCATCCCAAAACTTGTTTCTGTTGATGACCCTGACGCTAGTGCAACAATTGGTCACCTG CATGCTGTAGCGTCTGCATTGGTTGACAAATACTACGGAACAAAAGCCACCATTAATTTGTGGCAACCAACGATTGAGAGGGGCAATGGCTTCAGCCTGGCCCAACTATGGATCACAGGGGGGTCCTATCAAGGCAATGATCTCAATACCATTGAAGCAGGATGGCAG GTTTACCCAGGGAGGTATCATGATAGTAATACTAGGCTCTTCATCTACTGGACC CGTGATGCATACCACCAAACAGGATGTTACAACCTAGGCTGCCCAGGGTTCATTCAGACAAACAATCAGATCGCCATCGGTGGCAGCATCTCCCCAGTCTCAATATATGGTGGCTCGCAACGTGATATCGATATCTTAATCTGGAAG GATCCAAAGGGGGGCAACTGGTGGTTGCAAGTAGGAAACCATATTTTGGGCTATTGGCCATCGTCCATCTTCTCTTACTTGTCAGACAGTGCCTCCAGTGTTGAATGGGGCGGTGAGGTATACTCACCGGACGCCGGCCAGACTTCCACTGAAATGGGTAGCGGACACTTCCCAGAGGAAGGGTTCGGCAAGGCTAGCTACATCAAGAACATCCAAGTCGTAGATTCATCCAACAATCTCAAATTGCCAAATGGTGTGGTTTTGATAGCTGAGCGATCCAGCTGCTATAAGGTGCAGAATGGTGCCAATAGCGACTGGGGCACTTACATCTACTATGGCGGACCTGGGAGGAGCCCTAACTGCCAATAG